From Candidatus Pedobacter colombiensis, one genomic window encodes:
- a CDS encoding polysaccharide lyase family 8 super-sandwich domain-containing protein has protein sequence MMKPIFLVVLFTLGLVFFNPAAAQSDPVYRIILQRVHQEQMDEVQDIRKLDKEVKDNLSGLNLENGKWESINYADHKRINPNWLPVLEKIRTMTLAYSSPKSSYYKDKKIWEAIDKSLKYFTGLKPLPYCDNWYQQGITRPQTLALSLVNMRFGELPLDSLVEKNTLAAICKDTAVTSNGRNNPMHKFNFGANRSQIAMGWIFIGALLENEKMVDVGVKEAYSPIQYTTGEGIQYDLSYDMHFGYLYNGGYGTEFMRCVIKSAAYTFGTKYALQGGQLDLFRKFILESIFGVIRGKWMDWNVVGRGISRVGAIAKDYSPYLEHLEKIDPQGKEQYSNIRKRMKGEVPVSFNVEPFHSHYWNTDYTVHARSSYFMSVHAVSNRKYSQEIGNLENMKGFWGAEGTMNLQLKGNEYYNIFPLWNWTKLPGTTLPDTLPVVKDKAPGVGDRRGTHPFSGGVSDARYGVTTYVMDNDLYTSAKKSWFMFDDEIVCLGTGIGSTLPYSVSTTLNQTILANDGLTLCTGGRISHYKKDLHLSFKDQLEWVWHDHVGYVFPQKGNVYLSAENRVGDWTGISMTGEDVNKKVEAKSVFQLNLQHGIRPENGKYAYILLPGIESPMKVKHYLEKKNISIESNTEKLQAVYHHRLKIWQVVFYEGNVQFDDGQIKVSTDIPSVLMLRKLENGKYQLYAADPSQLSKTLSVKIKIKGSDPQTINLDLPQKEYAGKTVSVVIN, from the coding sequence ATGATGAAGCCCATTTTTCTTGTTGTCTTATTTACCCTCGGTTTAGTTTTTTTTAATCCTGCAGCAGCTCAGTCTGATCCGGTATACCGGATAATATTGCAACGGGTTCATCAGGAGCAAATGGATGAAGTGCAAGATATCAGGAAGCTGGACAAGGAGGTTAAAGACAATCTTTCGGGTTTAAACCTGGAGAATGGAAAATGGGAATCCATAAATTATGCCGATCATAAACGAATCAATCCAAATTGGTTGCCTGTATTGGAAAAGATAAGGACGATGACTCTGGCTTATTCATCCCCCAAAAGTAGCTATTATAAGGATAAAAAGATTTGGGAAGCAATTGATAAAAGCCTGAAATATTTTACCGGTCTTAAGCCTTTACCTTATTGTGATAATTGGTATCAACAGGGGATTACACGACCGCAGACTTTGGCGCTAAGCCTTGTCAATATGAGGTTTGGGGAGCTGCCTTTAGATAGTCTGGTTGAAAAAAATACACTTGCAGCGATATGTAAGGATACTGCTGTTACCAGCAATGGGCGAAATAATCCCATGCACAAATTCAACTTTGGTGCCAATAGATCGCAGATCGCTATGGGCTGGATATTTATAGGTGCGTTATTAGAGAACGAAAAAATGGTGGATGTGGGTGTGAAAGAAGCCTATTCACCCATTCAGTACACAACAGGAGAAGGAATTCAATATGATCTTTCTTATGATATGCACTTTGGATATCTATATAACGGAGGTTATGGAACAGAGTTTATGAGATGTGTGATTAAGTCTGCGGCTTATACTTTTGGAACAAAGTATGCTTTACAAGGAGGGCAGCTGGATTTATTTAGAAAATTTATATTAGAATCAATATTTGGGGTTATTCGCGGTAAATGGATGGATTGGAATGTTGTGGGGAGAGGTATTTCGCGTGTGGGTGCCATAGCAAAAGACTACTCGCCATATCTTGAACATCTGGAAAAAATTGATCCTCAGGGAAAGGAACAATATAGCAACATCAGGAAAAGAATGAAAGGCGAAGTGCCCGTTTCCTTTAATGTGGAACCTTTTCATAGTCATTATTGGAATACTGATTACACTGTACATGCCAGATCTTCGTACTTTATGTCTGTACATGCGGTATCTAACAGAAAATATTCCCAGGAGATTGGAAATTTAGAAAATATGAAGGGATTTTGGGGAGCAGAGGGAACGATGAATCTCCAGTTGAAGGGTAACGAATATTACAATATATTCCCACTGTGGAATTGGACCAAACTACCAGGTACTACTTTACCAGACACTTTGCCAGTGGTTAAAGATAAAGCGCCGGGTGTGGGGGACAGGAGAGGTACCCATCCTTTTTCGGGCGGTGTATCGGATGCACGCTATGGCGTGACGACCTACGTAATGGATAATGATTTGTATACATCAGCAAAAAAGTCGTGGTTTATGTTTGATGATGAAATTGTATGTTTAGGAACAGGTATTGGTTCTACACTACCTTATTCGGTTAGCACTACTTTAAATCAGACAATTCTTGCAAATGATGGACTGACTTTATGTACAGGTGGTCGTATTTCACATTATAAAAAAGACCTCCATTTAAGTTTTAAGGATCAGTTAGAATGGGTATGGCACGACCATGTAGGATATGTGTTTCCTCAAAAAGGCAACGTCTATCTGTCTGCTGAAAACAGGGTTGGCGATTGGACGGGGATTAGCATGACAGGTGAAGATGTTAATAAAAAAGTAGAAGCCAAATCTGTTTTCCAGTTAAACTTGCAACATGGTATTAGACCTGAAAATGGAAAATACGCCTATATTTTGCTACCGGGTATCGAAAGTCCGATGAAGGTGAAGCATTATCTGGAAAAGAAGAACATTAGCATTGAATCCAATACTGAAAAGCTTCAGGCGGTATATCATCATAGATTGAAGATCTGGCAAGTGGTGTTTTACGAGGGTAATGTTCAATTTGACGATGGGCAAATCAAAGTATCGACAGATATTCCATCTGTATTGATGCTAAGGAAATTGGAAAACGGCAAATATCAACTTTATGCTGCAGATCCTTCCCAGCTTTCCAAAACGTTGAGTGTTAAGATAAAGATAAAAGGATCCGATCCCCAAACGATTAATTTAGACCTTCCTCAAAAGGAATATGCCGGTAAGACCGTATCGGTGGTTATCAATTAA
- a CDS encoding YceI family protein, with the protein MKLKINTILLLVAVVALSAFKNPNKPVTYTVDAAKSTITWLGKKVTGSHNGTIALKSGSLDINGKNVTGGTFVIDMTSIADADGSDKLEGHLKADDFFGAAKFPTSTFVITKVTGAGANVTVAGNLTIKGITKPLSFPATVAVNADGTVSALAGKITVDRTKYDIRYGSKSFFDSIGDKAIDDNFEIGVKLIAKK; encoded by the coding sequence ATGAAATTAAAAATCAACACTATTTTATTGTTAGTAGCTGTAGTTGCATTGTCAGCTTTTAAAAACCCTAACAAACCGGTTACTTACACTGTAGATGCCGCAAAATCAACTATTACATGGCTTGGTAAAAAAGTAACAGGATCTCATAACGGAACCATTGCTTTAAAATCAGGATCATTAGACATTAATGGTAAAAATGTAACTGGTGGTACATTTGTTATCGATATGACTTCAATTGCTGATGCTGATGGTAGCGATAAGTTAGAAGGTCACTTGAAAGCTGATGATTTCTTCGGTGCAGCTAAATTCCCTACTTCAACTTTTGTGATCACTAAAGTGACCGGTGCAGGTGCAAATGTAACTGTTGCTGGTAACCTGACTATCAAAGGTATTACGAAGCCTTTAAGCTTCCCTGCAACTGTAGCTGTTAATGCAGATGGTACTGTTTCTGCTTTGGCTGGTAAAATCACTGTTGACAGAACTAAGTATGACATCAGATATGGTTCAAAATCTTTCTTCGATAGCATTGGCGACAAAGCAATTGATGATAACTTTGAAATCGGAGTTAAATTGATCGCTAAAAAATAA
- a CDS encoding glycosyltransferase family 39 protein → MKSKIDSIWLLILLTTAVRIIIALTLDFGNDEVYYWTYARHLEWNYFDHPPIVAWLIRITTLNLSLHNELAARFGAILSSAICTFIIYKTGALIHNKRSGWYAALLYSASFYCSIIAGTFILPDSPQMVFWMLGLFMLIKIDKSTNASRPNLLWIYFGIVAGLCIMCKVHGVFLWLAVGLYAAIWKPVWWRNPWMYISGVISLLIISPIVIWNFQNHFITYAYHGSRVTPTTELNPIAFFREIFGEFFYNNPFVFLLGWGAVWSWHKSRLVVAKKDLALLICYSLPLIVTLFFLALFRTTLPHWSGPAYSVLILMIAIKLADYTDRKANRIVMSSLAFYLVIVIAGLIMINFYPGTIGPSDDPKTVAKGDVTLDLYGWRDAGKQFEQLYQNDIKDGKMLAHEPIIINKWFPAAHIDFYIAGITKQETYGIGPIFDLHQYYFYNQYLKEPVKGSDAYYITSSNMFSEQDIDFNKEYFEKIEDPVLLPIKRNGKICKNLMVYRLRGFKGNFVKH, encoded by the coding sequence ATGAAATCTAAGATAGATAGCATCTGGTTACTTATTTTATTAACAACAGCTGTAAGGATAATTATAGCATTAACGCTGGATTTTGGAAATGATGAGGTTTATTACTGGACCTATGCCCGGCATTTGGAGTGGAATTATTTCGATCATCCACCTATTGTAGCCTGGCTGATTAGGATTACCACATTAAATCTTTCTTTACATAACGAATTAGCTGCCAGATTTGGTGCTATCCTCTCTTCTGCAATTTGTACATTTATCATCTATAAAACAGGTGCTCTGATCCATAATAAACGGTCGGGCTGGTACGCCGCTCTTCTTTATTCTGCTTCTTTTTATTGCAGCATTATAGCGGGTACCTTTATTTTGCCGGATAGCCCACAAATGGTCTTTTGGATGCTTGGCCTGTTTATGCTGATCAAAATTGATAAGTCAACAAATGCCTCCAGGCCTAATCTGCTTTGGATTTATTTTGGTATCGTAGCCGGACTCTGTATCATGTGTAAGGTACACGGTGTTTTTCTGTGGTTGGCTGTCGGCCTGTATGCTGCGATTTGGAAACCTGTTTGGTGGCGAAATCCATGGATGTATATTTCAGGGGTAATAAGTTTGCTGATCATTTCTCCAATAGTGATCTGGAATTTTCAAAATCATTTCATTACCTACGCTTACCATGGAAGTAGGGTAACACCAACAACAGAACTTAATCCTATCGCTTTTTTCAGGGAAATATTTGGCGAGTTTTTTTATAACAATCCTTTTGTGTTCTTACTGGGCTGGGGAGCTGTATGGAGTTGGCATAAAAGTAGATTGGTTGTTGCTAAAAAGGATCTTGCCTTATTGATATGCTACAGTTTGCCACTAATTGTTACCCTGTTTTTTTTAGCCTTATTCAGAACAACCTTACCACACTGGTCTGGCCCGGCATATAGTGTGCTCATATTGATGATCGCTATAAAACTGGCTGATTATACGGATAGAAAAGCCAATAGAATTGTGATGTCCTCGTTAGCATTTTATCTGGTTATTGTAATTGCAGGTCTGATCATGATCAATTTTTATCCCGGAACAATCGGTCCTTCGGATGATCCTAAAACTGTTGCTAAGGGTGACGTAACACTCGATCTATATGGGTGGAGGGATGCAGGTAAGCAATTTGAGCAGTTATATCAAAATGACATCAAAGATGGAAAGATGCTTGCTCATGAGCCAATCATCATCAATAAGTGGTTTCCGGCTGCACACATTGATTTTTACATAGCCGGTATAACTAAACAAGAAACCTATGGTATCGGGCCGATCTTTGATCTTCATCAATATTATTTTTATAATCAATACCTTAAGGAACCGGTAAAAGGATCTGATGCCTATTATATTACCAGTTCAAATATGTTTTCAGAGCAAGACATTGATTTCAATAAAGAATATTTTGAAAAGATAGAAGACCCGGTACTTCTCCCGATAAAGAGAAATGGGAAAATATGCAAGAACTTAATGGTATATCGGTTGCGAGGATTTAAAGGAAACTTTGTTAAGCACTGA
- a CDS encoding GtrA family protein has translation MQFSGHNKVVRIDRFLSKEKLIQLIKFGIVGCSGLVIDFAITYFFKEYVGLNRFIANALGFSAAVTNNYFIHRFWTFKSDERQIAKQFLKFLIVSVIGLGINTLCIYTIQQWTYLSFYVAKFIAILLVFMWNYTLNALVTFKKNEI, from the coding sequence ATGCAATTCTCAGGTCATAACAAAGTAGTCAGAATAGATCGTTTCCTTTCAAAAGAGAAGCTTATACAATTGATCAAATTCGGGATTGTTGGCTGTTCTGGCCTGGTCATAGATTTTGCCATTACCTATTTTTTTAAGGAATATGTAGGGTTAAATAGATTTATTGCAAATGCGCTGGGCTTTAGTGCAGCAGTAACCAATAATTACTTCATCCATAGATTCTGGACCTTTAAGAGCGACGAAAGACAGATCGCCAAACAGTTTTTAAAATTCCTGATCGTTTCAGTTATAGGATTGGGTATAAACACCCTGTGCATCTATACCATTCAACAATGGACATACTTGTCATTCTATGTGGCAAAATTTATAGCTATTTTGTTGGTTTTTATGTGGAATTATACTTTAAATGCGCTCGTAACATTCAAAAAAAATGAAATCTAA
- a CDS encoding Rpn family recombination-promoting nuclease/putative transposase — MSEETDGARFIDPYSDFGFKHIFGKAPNKSFLISFLNQVLKGRKVIVDIQYNDTEYKGSGKDYRKTVFDLYCTSDKGENFIVEMQKAKVKNFKDRSIFYTANLIQEQGVGVIADWNYMIPEIYFIAIMNFKFDDSHPDHFIHDVRLMEINANQEFYPKLAYIFIEMPKFKKLEGELENELEEWLYILNNLKELSEIPLSLIGKGEYDKVFEIAEVGNLTPDEMNEYQQRLKIQRDNYSAMEYVKEVALEEGRREVAIKLKSENIPFSIISKTTGLTIQEIESL; from the coding sequence ATGAGTGAAGAAACTGATGGCGCAAGATTTATTGATCCTTATAGTGACTTTGGATTTAAGCATATTTTTGGTAAAGCACCCAACAAGAGTTTTCTAATCAGTTTTCTCAATCAAGTACTAAAAGGCAGGAAAGTAATTGTTGATATTCAATATAATGATACGGAATATAAAGGTTCTGGTAAGGATTATAGAAAAACAGTATTTGATTTGTACTGTACCAGTGACAAGGGCGAAAATTTTATCGTAGAAATGCAGAAAGCAAAAGTTAAAAACTTTAAAGACCGAAGCATTTTTTATACGGCAAATTTGATTCAGGAGCAGGGAGTCGGTGTAATTGCAGATTGGAATTATATGATTCCTGAAATATACTTTATAGCTATCATGAATTTTAAATTTGATGACAGCCATCCGGATCATTTTATACATGATGTCCGGCTGATGGAAATCAATGCGAACCAGGAGTTTTATCCAAAGTTGGCATATATTTTTATAGAGATGCCTAAATTTAAGAAACTAGAAGGGGAATTGGAAAATGAACTGGAAGAGTGGCTTTACATATTAAATAACCTAAAAGAACTATCCGAAATTCCGCTATCTTTGATAGGCAAGGGAGAATATGACAAAGTATTTGAGATTGCGGAAGTTGGCAACTTAACCCCAGATGAAATGAACGAATATCAGCAAAGATTAAAAATACAGCGTGATAATTATAGCGCAATGGAGTATGTAAAAGAAGTGGCACTTGAAGAGGGGCGTCGAGAAGTCGCGATCAAATTAAAATCCGAAAACATTCCTTTTAGCATTATCTCTAAAACCACAGGACTAACTATACAAGAAATAGAGTCTTTATAA
- a CDS encoding Rpn family recombination-promoting nuclease/putative transposase has protein sequence MIPEIYFIAIMNFKFDDSHPDHFIHDVRLMEINANQEFYPKLAYIFIEMPKFKKPEGELENELEEWLYILNNLKELSEIPLSLIGKGEYDKVFEIAEVGNLTQEEMNEYQQRLKIQRDNYSAMEYVKEEALERGIEKGRVEERKEMAFKLKAGNISLNFIAETTGLTIQEIESL, from the coding sequence ATGATTCCTGAAATATACTTTATAGCCATCATGAATTTTAAATTCGATGACAGCCACCCTGATCATTTTATACATGATGTCCGGCTAATGGAAATCAATGCGAACCAGGAATTTTATCCAAAATTGGCATATATTTTTATAGAGATGCCTAAATTTAAGAAACCAGAAGGAGAATTGGAAAATGAACTGGAAGAATGGCTTTACATCTTAAATAACCTAAAAGAACTATCCGAAATTCCGCTATCTTTGATAGGAAAGGGAGAATATGACAAAGTATTTGAGATTGCGGAAGTTGGCAACTTAACCCAAGAGGAAATGAACGAATATCAGCAAAGATTAAAAATACAACGTGACAATTATAGTGCGATGGAGTATGTGAAAGAAGAGGCACTTGAGAGGGGTATTGAAAAGGGTCGTGTGGAAGAACGTAAAGAAATGGCTTTCAAATTAAAAGCCGGAAATATTTCTTTAAACTTTATCGCTGAGACGACCGGACTCACTATACAAGAAATAGAGTCTTTATAG
- a CDS encoding DUF6266 family protein yields the protein MGILKNGIMGNYRGRIGNLVFYVLNGKTVVRTIGKTTKPPTELQLKCRQEMSVVSSFLKHITEFINVGFNLMAKYNNKHPFNMALSYNRKYALQGRYPDIGVNFKKVLVTEGSVLNAIDPFIESIPEGLKFSWSCPDSLNWSRPNDNVMLLAYFPVLQKAEYVLYGAKRSAGSDILSLPADLLNEYMEVYISFVAEDRRGIANSTYLGSFND from the coding sequence ATGGGAATTTTAAAAAATGGTATTATGGGAAACTACCGTGGTAGAATCGGTAATCTTGTATTTTATGTTTTAAATGGTAAAACAGTGGTACGCACAATTGGCAAAACGACCAAACCTCCCACCGAACTGCAATTAAAATGCAGACAGGAAATGAGTGTGGTAAGCAGTTTTTTAAAGCACATTACAGAATTTATCAATGTGGGCTTTAACTTAATGGCTAAATATAACAATAAGCATCCTTTTAATATGGCCCTTTCCTATAATAGGAAGTATGCTTTACAGGGAAGATATCCTGATATCGGGGTAAACTTTAAAAAGGTATTGGTGACAGAAGGAAGTGTGTTGAATGCGATAGATCCGTTCATTGAAAGCATACCTGAGGGGTTAAAGTTTAGTTGGAGTTGTCCTGATAGTTTAAACTGGTCACGGCCTAATGACAATGTGATGCTGCTTGCGTATTTTCCGGTATTGCAAAAAGCGGAGTATGTTCTTTATGGAGCAAAAAGATCAGCAGGTTCAGATATTTTAAGTCTTCCAGCTGATCTGTTAAATGAATATATGGAAGTCTATATTTCTTTTGTCGCAGAAGATAGAAGGGGGATTGCTAATAGCACCTATCTCGGGAGTTTTAATGATTAG
- a CDS encoding DUF6266 family protein, with protein sequence MGILRSGIFGGFEKKTGRLVGRRLKDKSVISGTPHKSTKARSQAQLEQQLKLELVISFLVKFSNLIAVGFRKVRGKGNAFNTAVKHNFKHIVTGIAPNFTIDYTRMVYSVGSLAGPNQPELSLMDDVVQIRWLPDVQMQFSQNTDKASFTVYCPDKDFVITKIGTALRSALSYHMVLPSGLSEGRLHCFMNFVSADGKWVSNSTYLGTI encoded by the coding sequence ATGGGGATTTTAAGAAGTGGAATATTTGGGGGTTTTGAGAAAAAAACAGGACGGTTGGTTGGGAGGCGGCTAAAAGACAAAAGTGTGATTTCCGGTACCCCGCACAAATCAACGAAAGCAAGGTCGCAGGCACAACTTGAGCAGCAATTGAAGCTGGAGTTGGTAATCTCATTTTTGGTGAAGTTTAGCAATCTGATCGCAGTAGGATTTAGAAAAGTTAGGGGGAAGGGAAATGCATTTAATACTGCTGTTAAGCATAATTTTAAGCATATCGTAACAGGGATAGCACCCAACTTCACTATTGATTATACGAGAATGGTTTACAGTGTGGGTAGTTTGGCCGGTCCAAATCAACCTGAACTTTCATTAATGGATGATGTAGTGCAAATCAGATGGCTACCGGATGTGCAAATGCAGTTTAGCCAAAACACAGATAAGGCAAGTTTTACAGTTTATTGCCCCGATAAGGATTTTGTGATCACAAAAATTGGTACTGCGCTCAGATCTGCGCTGAGCTATCATATGGTCTTACCTTCAGGTTTAAGTGAGGGCAGGCTTCATTGCTTTATGAATTTTGTGAGTGCTGACGGAAAATGGGTCAGCAATAGTACGTATTTAGGAACAATTTAA
- a CDS encoding peptidoglycan-binding protein: MATINFFMGMLCLGIVSRGSMPGCNFITFDKYNYGKSRNRTAIIEIARKEIGVRESGHNSGQRISEYLNYVGFKQAAPWCAAFVSWCHKEVGLPEPRSAWSPALFPLRRLARDRLPGMVIGIYFPSINRIGHVGLIEQVHGSLIFSIEGNTNIAGSREGDAVMRKVRHKRTIAKYADWL, encoded by the coding sequence ATGGCAACAATTAATTTTTTTATGGGCATGTTATGCCTTGGTATTGTTAGCCGGGGCAGTATGCCTGGCTGCAATTTTATAACATTTGATAAATACAATTATGGAAAATCAAGAAATAGAACTGCAATCATCGAAATCGCCCGAAAAGAAATCGGTGTTAGGGAATCTGGTCACAATTCTGGCCAGAGAATCAGTGAGTATCTTAATTACGTGGGTTTTAAACAGGCTGCTCCCTGGTGCGCGGCGTTCGTCTCGTGGTGTCACAAGGAAGTAGGACTGCCAGAACCCAGATCGGCATGGAGCCCGGCATTGTTTCCTCTGCGGCGCCTGGCAAGGGATCGGCTCCCCGGAATGGTCATTGGGATTTATTTCCCTTCGATAAATCGGATAGGGCATGTTGGTTTGATTGAACAGGTACACGGAAGCTTAATTTTTTCAATTGAGGGGAATACCAACATAGCGGGAAGCAGGGAAGGGGATGCAGTAATGCGGAAAGTAAGACATAAAAGGACGATAGCGAAATATGCAGATTGGTTATAA
- a CDS encoding transposase, with protein MKKERRKFSSVFKTKVVLEAIKESSTMQELASKYSLHPTQITAWKREFLEKADTVFGSEKPDEKEESKEKELYSKIGELQIQVDFLKKVLGK; from the coding sequence ATGAAAAAAGAGCGTAGAAAATTCAGTTCTGTTTTCAAGACCAAAGTGGTGCTTGAAGCAATTAAGGAAAGTAGTACCATGCAAGAACTTGCGTCCAAATACAGTCTCCATCCCACACAGATCACCGCGTGGAAGCGTGAATTTCTTGAGAAAGCCGATACGGTGTTTGGTTCAGAGAAACCAGATGAAAAGGAAGAATCTAAAGAGAAGGAACTGTACTCCAAGATTGGCGAACTTCAGATCCAGGTTGATTTCCTAAAAAAAGTCTTGGGGAAATGA
- a CDS encoding IS3 family transposase, giving the protein MSMIERRSLISPEHQALSIASQCKLLNLQRSCYYFKPKGESLFNQSIMNLIDRKFLDCPFYGVDRMTAYLNKDLGCHVNNKRIRRLYRVMNLRTIYPKKNLSKANAAHHKYPYLLKGLKIDRPGQVWQADITYIPMFRGFMYMFAIIDVYSRKIVGWSISNTMTVEWCRDVLLETIEEHGTPGIFNTDQGSQFTSPIFTKALKDSNVSISMDGKGRALDNVFIERFWRSLKQEYIYLNPPNGGMELFQGIKRYVEFYNNERRHRSMDDLTPNEVFYQNNKKVS; this is encoded by the coding sequence ATGAGTATGATTGAAAGGCGTAGCCTTATTTCCCCGGAGCACCAGGCGCTGAGTATTGCCAGTCAGTGCAAGCTACTGAACTTGCAGCGCAGCTGCTATTATTTCAAGCCTAAAGGCGAGTCGCTGTTCAACCAGTCGATAATGAATTTGATTGACCGTAAGTTTCTTGACTGCCCGTTTTACGGCGTGGACCGGATGACTGCGTATCTTAACAAAGATTTGGGATGTCATGTGAATAACAAGCGTATACGTCGTCTTTATCGTGTGATGAACCTGCGGACAATTTATCCTAAAAAGAACCTGAGCAAGGCTAATGCGGCACACCATAAATATCCATATTTGCTGAAAGGCTTGAAAATAGATCGGCCGGGCCAGGTTTGGCAGGCTGATATCACTTATATTCCCATGTTCAGAGGCTTCATGTATATGTTTGCCATTATTGATGTGTACAGCCGAAAGATTGTCGGATGGAGCATTTCAAATACCATGACCGTAGAATGGTGCAGAGATGTACTGCTTGAAACCATTGAAGAACATGGTACACCTGGTATATTTAATACGGATCAAGGCTCACAGTTCACCAGTCCGATCTTCACTAAAGCACTTAAAGACAGTAATGTAAGTATATCTATGGATGGCAAGGGAAGAGCCTTGGATAATGTGTTCATTGAGCGATTCTGGAGATCTTTGAAACAGGAGTATATTTATCTTAACCCACCTAACGGTGGTATGGAATTATTCCAGGGTATAAAACGGTATGTGGAATTTTATAACAATGAACGAAGGCATCGGTCAATGGACGATCTTACGCCAAATGAGGTATTCTATCAAAATAATAAAAAAGTGTCCTAA
- a CDS encoding universal stress protein, giving the protein METSNMLILTDFSNAALNAARYAAALAYQLKTPKLILYHSFEPAAIPPIIFVPLSEGFTDSLDESNGRITELKNDLQDWLPEQTKIETLVDDRALVPAVNTLIGQYDIGLVVAGITGKSNLEKILIGSNTIGLAKNGQAPLLIVPPVAAFQPIKTIVFAGDLKQVSEPGSVFAIKTFVHALGARLILLNVDDYGKHSDADNNDEMAALHEIWGSQVEYHYIDHNDTVAGIMEFAGQQRAELVITILKEHSFFENIFHRSMTTRLAYHTHLPLLLFKEKL; this is encoded by the coding sequence ATGGAAACAAGTAATATGCTGATACTAACCGATTTCTCCAATGCCGCTTTAAATGCGGCCAGGTATGCAGCTGCATTGGCCTATCAGCTTAAGACCCCGAAGCTGATCTTATATCATTCTTTTGAGCCTGCAGCTATACCACCTATAATTTTTGTCCCCCTTTCGGAGGGATTTACAGATTCCCTGGATGAGAGCAATGGTAGGATTACTGAATTAAAAAATGACCTTCAGGATTGGTTACCTGAACAGACTAAAATAGAAACCTTAGTAGATGACAGGGCCTTGGTGCCCGCTGTTAATACGCTAATTGGCCAGTATGACATCGGACTTGTAGTGGCGGGGATTACCGGAAAAAGTAATCTTGAAAAAATTCTGATCGGTAGCAATACCATAGGCCTTGCAAAAAATGGTCAGGCCCCATTGCTGATCGTGCCACCGGTTGCTGCTTTTCAACCCATAAAAACCATTGTTTTTGCCGGTGACCTGAAGCAGGTTTCTGAGCCAGGCTCAGTATTTGCAATCAAAACTTTCGTACATGCACTGGGGGCAAGATTAATCTTGCTGAATGTTGATGATTACGGGAAGCATTCTGATGCAGACAACAACGATGAGATGGCTGCGCTGCACGAGATTTGGGGTTCGCAAGTAGAATACCATTACATCGATCATAATGATACCGTTGCAGGCATCATGGAATTTGCAGGACAACAGCGCGCAGAATTGGTCATTACTATTCTAAAAGAGCATAGCTTTTTTGAAAATATTTTTCATCGGAGCATGACCACCAGGCTTGCATACCATACCCATCTGCCCTTACTGCTATTCAAAGAGAAGTTATAA